DNA sequence from the Halococcus salsus genome:
GTAACTATCGGTAGATGATGGCGAGTCCGATAGCCGCCGAAACCACACCGTAGGTCAGCGCACCCCACGCGAGCAGGTTCGTCGCGCTCACGAAGACGAACAGACTGGCCACTCCAGCAACCACGATCCCAACGAACAGGATCAGATGACCCGGGAGGCGCTCTAGCAGGCTCGACATGGTTCGTCTGTGCGATGTGACTTCATGAATTTATTCCGGAAGCGGCGTGCACCACGTTCTACGCCGTTCAGAGGAGACCGGGCAGGTCCACGGGCGAGTCGATGGTGTGGTCCGGTCGGATATCACCGACCGATAGGTCCGCCCCGTGTGAAACCCAGACCGACCGGATGCCGAGCGCGTTCGCACCGGCGACGTCCGCGTGGAGGGAGTCGCCGACGTGTACCGTCTCTCGGGGATCGACATCCAGTTCCGAGAGCGCGTGCTCGAACGGTGCGGGGTCGGGTTTGATGCCGCCGGTGTCGGCGAACACCCGGACCTCGAATCGGTCGGCGATGCCGAGCGCGTCGAGCTTCGCGCGCTGGGTCGCCTCGCTGCCGTTCGTGACGAGTCCGAGGGGTGTGTCGACGGCGCTGAGGGCGGCCTCCGCACCGGGAACGAACTCGACGTCGGCGTAGTCGATGGCGCGGTGGTACGAGCGGGCGACCGCCTCGGCGCGTTCGGGGGTCGTATTCGTGCGCTCTGCGGCCGCTTCGAGGCAGTTGGTGTAGAACGCCACGTCGTCCTCGGCGGTCGGCACGTCGTTCACGACCGCGTTCATCTCGCTCGCGGTGGTGTACGGCGTCACGCCGACCTCGTCGAACGCCCCCGAGAGCACCGTCTCCGGCGACCAGCGCCGTCGACAGAGGGTAGCATCCAGGTCGAACAGCACCGCGTCGGGCTCCATTATGCGGATGGTGGGTCGTCGCATCCGAAAACCTTCCGGGGTTTCCGCCACGTTCAAGCCCGACGGCTTCGAGCGCCCCGTATGACACGCACGGTCTGGCTCAAAGCCGACGACTCGGTTGGCGACTGGGAGGAGCGGAAACGACGGATCACGGCGGGGCTCGAAGCCGGCGTCGACTGGGTGCTCTGCGACGAGGCCGACGTCTCGAAGGTCCGCGACCTCGGCGCGGTGTCGGTCGCGGCGTTCGCGAACGGCGGCATCGACACCATCGGGGACGAGGGCGAAGGGCCCGACGCGACGGTTGTCGGGAAGGGCGGCGAGGGCGACGGTACGGCCGACCTGCCACCCGACCTCTCGGGGTCGGCCGACCTCTCGGCGATCCGCCGTGACGACGCCGACGGCGCGTACGTCAGGGTGTTCAACCAGGACTACGAGTCCTTCGCCGAGGCCGCCGCGAGCGAGGCCGACTACACCTTCATCATCGGCGAGGACTGGACCATCATCCCGCTCGAGAACCTGATCGCGCGCATCGGCGAGGAGACCCACCTCGTCGCCGGTGTCGAGACCGCCGACGAGGCCCGAACGGCGTTCGAGACGCTCGAAACCGGCTCCGACGGTGTGCTGCTCGATTCGAGCGACCCCGACGAGATCCGGCGCACGGTCGAGATCCGTGACGAGGCCGAGCGCGAACACCTCGACCTCCAGTGGGCCGAGATCACGGGGATCGAACAGGTCGGGTCCGCGGACCGGGTCTGTGTCGACACCGGGTCCCTGCTCTCGGACGACGAGGGGATGCTCGTGGGCTCGATGAGCCGCGGGCTGTTCTTCGTCCACGCCGAGACCGCCGAATCGCCCTACGTGGCCTCGCGGCCCTTCCGGGTGAACGCCGGCGCGGTCCACGCCTACGTTCGGACACCGGACGGTGGCACCCAGTACCTCTCCGAAGTCAAGAGCGGCGACGAGGTTCAGGTGGTCGACACCGACGGCCGAACCCGCGAGGCGCTGGTCGGGCGAGCGAAGATCGAGCGCCGACCGATGTTCCGGGTGGAGGCGACGGTCGGCGCGACGGTCGACGACGCCGAGAGCGGCGAGATCGACGGCGACCACATCGAGACCCTGCTCCAGAACGCCGAGACGATCAAGGTCGCCACCCCGAACGGGCCGAAGGCGGTGACGGACCTCAAGGTCGGCGACGAGGTCAAGGTCTACCACGAGGAGACGGCGCGCCACTTCGGCGAGGCGGTCGACGAGCGGATCGTCGAGAAGTGAGTCAGTCCCGAACCATGATCAGCGCGTTCTCGCCGTCGGCGTAGTAGCCCGGTGCGGTCTTCCGGTGGACGAAGCCGAACCGTCGGTAGAGCGTCTGTGCGCGCTCGTTGCTCGCGCGGACTTCGAGCTTGACCGAGGTGGCGCGTCGGCCGTCCATGACGTCGAGCGCGCGGGCGAGCAGGGTCGCGCCGACCCCGCGTCCGCGATGGTGGGGGTCGACCGCGAGGTCCTTGACGTGCCCGAGCCGCCGGCCGTGGTTCGGCACGTCGTCGGCGACGATGTAGCCGACCACCTCATCGGTGACGGCCACCAGAAAGCCCGGAGTCCCGAGGAACCGTTCGAACGCGCGGAACGGCCACGGCTGGGGGAAGGAGGCTTTCTCGATCCGGAACACCGAGAGGAGGTCGGCCCGGACGATCTCGCGGGTCCGCACCCCCGGCCCGTCGGCATCGGTCGCCGTCGTCATCGACGGTCGTACGGTACGAGCGTACTTATGGTCACTGCGGGGTCAGGGCGCGCCGCTGATCACGAACTGGGCACCCTCGTCGCCGGTCGTGATCTGCCGTGTGGCACCGGGTGAGACCCGGAGCGCGTCGCCGACGTCCATCGCGACGTCCTCGTCGTCGACGGTGATCGTGGCCGCGCCGTCGACGAGCACGTAGACCTCCTCCTCGCCCTCGTCGGCGTGGTCGTGTTCGAAGCCGTCCCAGTTCGGCTCGGCGTCGAGCACGCTGACGCCGTGCTCCTCACAGCCGAGCGGGTCACGAAGGAAGTGGAGTCCCTGGGTCGACTCGGTCTCCTCGTAGTTGACTTTGGTGTACGACATCGTCGGGACCCACGGGACGGCGAGGGATACGCGTTTGGCTCCCGTATCGAAGTACTAGAAGATTGCCACAAAAGGGCTATTCATCTCCCACTCGAATCGATGCGGATGGAGTACACGACGCTCGGTGACACCGGCATGACGGTCAGCAAGATCTGTCTCGGCTGCATGAGCTTCGGGGAGGGTGGCGACGAGATGTTCGATTGGACCGTCGACGAGGAGCAGGCCACCGAGGTGATCGACCGCGCGATCGATCTCGGGATCAACTTCTTCGATACCGCGAACGTCTACTCCCGCGGCGACAGCGAGCGGATCCTCGGCAACGCGCTCTCGGAGTACGACCGCGACGAACAGGTGGTCGCCACCAAGGTCTGGGGCGAGATGCGCGACGACGACCCCAACTCGGGCGGTCTGTCGCGAAAGACCATCGACCAGGAGCTCGACAACTCCCTCGATAGATTAGGTATGGACACCGTCGACCTCTATCAGATCCACCGCTGGGACGACGACACGCCGATCGAGGAGACCCTTCGCGCGCTCGACGACGCCGTGCGAGGGAACAAAACGCGGTATATCGGCGCGAGCTCGATGTGGGCCCACCAGTTCGCCGACGCACTCCACACCAGCGATTCGCTCGGCCTCGAACGGTTCGTCACGATGCAGAACCACTACAACCTCGTCTATCGGGAGGAGGAACGCGAGATGAACCCGCTGGCGGCGAAGGAGGGCGTGGGAGTGATCCCCTGGAGCCCGCTCGCGGGCGGCTACCTCGCGCGCCCCCACGAACGGGCCGACGAGATGCGCGACATGACGGAGGACCGATACGACACCCCACAGGCCCGCGAGATCAACGAACGCGTTCAGGAGGTCGCCGACGAGGCGGGCGTGAGCATGAGTCAGATCGGCCTCGCGTGGCTGCTCTCGAAGGAGGGCGTGACCGCACCCATCTACGGCACGTCGAGCGTCGAGCACCTCGAAGACGCCGTCGAGGCGGTCGAACTCGACCTCGCCGCGAGCGATATCGAGTACCTCGAAGAACCCTACGAGCCGATGGCGGTCCTCGGCCACGAGTAGCTCCCGTTCGTCACACCGAATTCGGTCGGGGCGGTGAGTCAACCGACCGGTTCGCCGTCCGCGACCACACGGGTGAGCTCGAAGACGGTGTTGCCGTCGGCGTCGGTCGCCTCGATCCGGAGTTCGTAGGTCGAGCCAGCGCCGTCCGGCACGGTGAACCTCGTCTCGCCGGTCGAGTCGCTGCCGCCCGCGTCGAACGACCGCTCGGCGACGGTCCGAGCCTCCCCGTCGGGGTCGGCGACGAGGCCGACGGTGACGCCCGAGAGGTCGTCGTCGGGGTCGGCGACGGTCCAGGCGACGTCGAAGACCGCCACGGTGCCGTTCGACGCGTCGGTGACGTCGAACGACTCGACGACCGGCGAGCGCGACGCCGGGGTCGCGGTCGGGCTCTCGTCTCCATCCCCCGCGGCCGACTCGTCGGCGTCGGTCGGCGTGTCCGCCTCATCGGACGCCGTCGTGTCGGTCGGTGTCTCCGCCCCGCCCGATCCACCGGCCGCATCCGACGCATCCGCTTCGCCTGACGCATCAGCCTCGGTCGGTGTATTCGGCTCGCCTGACGCATCAGCCTCGCCCGATTCGTCCGCCTCGTCCGACGCAGCCGTCGCGGTCGGTGTGTCCGCCTCGTCCGCTGCAGGCGTGTCGGTTGGGGTCCCGGAGTCGGCTGCCGCCGGGGGTTCCGGTGCCGACGGCGCTCCCGACTCCGCTGCGGGCTCCGACGTCGGCGTCGCGGTCGATGTCGCGTTCCCCGTCGTCGTGTTCTGGAGTGCGGTCGCCGTCGTCCGAACCGTGCCGAGGTCGGTCGTTGTGCCTCCGACGGTCGTCCGGGTTCCCGCGGTCGTCGGCTGCTCGGTCGTCCCTCCAGCGGTACTCGTCGTCGGGCCCTCGGCTCCCGCGCCGCCGTCCGTCAGCCCACCGAGGAACGGGAACCCGATGACGAACAGCACCGCGCCGAGCACGACGACGACCACGAGGATGGCGACGACGCTCTCGGCACCGAGGCTCCTGTCGGTCGTCCCGCCCGGCCGCTCGTCACCGAAGACGAACCGGCCGTCGTCGGGCCCCGTTCGGTCGTCGTCGGGTCCCGTTCGGTCGTCGTCGGGCCCCGTTCGGTCGTCGGCCATTATTCGTCTCCTGAGTGTGGGTTCGGTTCGTCAGCGGTGGCCACGGTTGGGTCGGTCGGTCTCACGGTGGACTCAGGGGTACGACCGCTGGAGGACCACCGTTCCGCTCGCGTCGCGCACCGTCATGGTGTCCGCGCCGTTGTCCCAGACCTCGTTCGCCCGACCCCAGTAGCGTTCCGTCGCGGTGTCGGTGCCGCTCCCGGTGTAGAGGGTGACCTGCGCCCCCGGCGCGAGCGAGACGCCCTCCGGGAATGTGTAGGTCGTGCCGGAGCTGTCCGTGACGGTCCAGCCCGAGAGGTCGAGGCCCGCGTCGCCGGTGTTCTCGTAGGTGACGTACTCGTCGTTGAGGTTGTTCGCGTCGGTGCCGTCGGCGTCGGCGCTCAGCCCCGCCACCGAGAGCTCGCCCTCCCCCGAACCGTCGTCGCTTCCGTCGCCGTTCGCGCCCGCGACGAACTGCTTTGCGATCGGGCCCACCTGGTCTTCGCTTCGCGCCGGGTCGAACGCGTTCGGTGCGGGGCGCTGGAGGTTGAGCAGTTGGAAGTAGGTCGCGTGGTTAGCCTCGACGCTGTGGATCGAGAGCGCGGCCGTGAGGACCTCCTCGCTGTCGATCATGGGTGCCGCACCGGCGTAGGCCGAGACGCCGACGGCTTCGATCCGGTCGGCGAGCGCGACGAACCCCTCCATGGAGTCGTAGGGGAACTCGTAGTCGGCGAGTTCGACCGGTGTGCCACCCAGTTGTTCGATCGTCTCGGTAAGCGCGTCGACGTGGGCCTTCTCGTGGTCCCGGACGTCCTCGATCTGCTGGTAGACCGAGTACTGGAGGGTCGGGCGGGCGAAGTAGTTCGCGACCGCCGAACACTCGACCTCGTGTTCCGAGTGGTTGGCGAGGAACTCGTCGTAGAACGCGTACTCGAGGTGTTCGAGTCCCAGCGCGTAGTTCAGTACGTCGACGTCGCTCGGGTCGGGTCCGTCCATACCGACGACAGACAGATGTGGGATAAAAGAGTATGCCAAATTCTCGCCGGAGAACCGGCGAGCGCGTCCCGAGTTATCCGAGGTCGGTCTCCTCACCGTCGACGTAGACCGAGACGTCGCCGTTGGCCTCGAAGCTCGTGATCTCGCCGGTGATGTGGTAGGCGTCGCCGCCACCGCCGAGCCGTCCGTCGACCGTCGAGCCGCTGATGACGTCGATGTCGGGGTCCTCGGTCACGCCGCTGTCGTCGATCGGCGCGCCGTAGCTCTCACCGCGGCGCTCGATCGACCCCGAGACCGTCAGCTGGTAGGTGACCTTGTCCTCCACGGACCCACCGATGAGGACGACGTTGTGCTCCTCCTGCGGAGTGGTCTCCGTCGGGGTCGATGTCTCCGTCGGTGTTGGTGTCGGGGTGTCCGTCGGGGTCGGTGTTGGTGTTGCGGTCGGTGTGGGCGTCGGTGTCGGGGTGTCCGTCGGGGTCGGTGTCGGGGTGTCCGTCGGCGTCGATGTTGCGGTCGGCGTAGCTGTTGGGGTTGGCGTCCCCGTCGCGGTCGACGTTGCAGTGGACGTCGCCGTAGACGTCGTGGTGGCCGTCGCGTTCGAACCGGCGGTCGTCGTCGACGCCGCCGTCGTGGTGTTCGGTGCCGGCGGACTGGTCGGCGAGCCCGTTGCGGTTCCCGTCTCGTTTCCGGACTCACCGGACGTCGGAGCCGGTGTCTGGTCCGCGGGTGCCGACGCGAGCTGTGAGCACCCCGCGAGCAACAGCAGCGCGACACACACGACGGCGATGACGGCTCGTTGCCTCATGCCCCTAACCAGCTAGCTTCTCGACCATAACTCCCCCGATAGGAGAAACGGGCCGTTTCAGCCCCCTATCGAACCGATATCCCTGGTTTCGGCCGAGATCGTGTCGACTCACCGACCCGGTTCGTGCGTCGGTCGGTCAGGGTTCGTCTCGGACCAGCCCGACGGCATTGCTCGGCGCGCCGACCACCGAGAGATACGTCGCGCCGACGGTGCTCTTCAGCGCGTTCGCCGCCGCACCGCGAACGACGCGCGGGCCGACTTGGCCGACCGCGCCGTCGCCGACGCTCACCAGCCACCCGGGCGCGTCGAACCGGAACCGTTCGGGTCGCGGCTCGAAGACGCCGTCGCGGTCGTCCTCGACGATCCGGGTGATGGATTTCGCCACGGTGAGCGCCTCGCGGACCGCCGCCGCGGCGCTCGCGGGCACCGCCGCTCCGTCGGTGTCCGTGACCCGCGCGGCGTCGCCGACCACGAAAGTCCCGTCGCCGAGCTTGAGGGTGTCGGGGATCAGCGGGCGCTCGCCGCCGAGCGCGTCCGGTCCGCGGAGCCCGCCGGTCCAGACCAGCTGGTCGTAGTCGAGCGCCTCGCGGTCCTCGAACTCGACCGCGGTGTCCGTCGCCCGCTCGACGGTCCGTCCCGTCTTCACCACGACCCCACACGATTCGAGCTCGTCGCGGACCGCGGTCTGGAAGTCGGCGTCGAAGTTCGGCGCGACCGCGTCGGCCTGTTCGAGGAGGGTGACCTCACAGCCGAGGGCCTCCTCGTCGGCGAGCGCGGCGAGTTCGCCCGCGACCTGCACCCCCGACAGCCCCGCGCCGCCGACCACGGCCCGGTCTCGGGAGCCGAGGTCGAGGAACTCCTTTCGAATGCGTGCAGCGTCCGGCAGGCGTTTCAAGGGGATGCTGTGCTCCTCGATCCCCGGCAGGTCGTAGTAGGCCGTCTCGGCCCCGAGACAGACCGCGCCGACGTCGTAGTCGAGTGTCGTCTCACCCGCCTCGTCGTCGAGGTGGGCGACGCCCGCCTCGTGGTCGACGTCCGTGACGCGCGCGACGCGGACCTCGGCACGGTCGAGCACGTCGTCGAGGTCCACGGTGATCCGGTCGGCGAGCGCGGGCCGGCGGACCACCCGGTGGAGTTCGTGCTGGACGAGGTGGTCGGGTCGGTCGTTGACCACGACGATGTCGGCCGACGACGGCAGGCTCCGTTCGAGCCGGCGGGCGAGCATCAGCCCGGCGTAGCCGGCACCGAGAACGGCGACGTTCATGCGCGAGGCTTGGTTTCGCAGGGCTAAATCCTTTGAGAATACCGACGCACGAACGGTGCTCCTCGAAGCGGATTCGGGCGGTCGCCGACGCGGGAGCAGAAGGGTTTAGCCCGAAGCCGGTCGAACCCGGGCTATGGTGACGTTTCTCTCCGGCGGCACCGGCACGCCGAAGCTTCTCTCCGGTGCCGATTCGGTTTTCGCCCCCCGCGAGACCACCGTGGTCGCCAACACCGGCGACGACGTCGAACTCGGTGGCCTGCTGGTCTCGCCCGACCTCGATACGGTGCTCTACGACCGCGGCGGCGTGCTCGACCGCGAGCGGTGGTGGGCGGTAGCCGACGACACGACCGCGACCCACGACGAACTCCAGGAACGCTCGGCGGCGGCGGGCTTCGAACCCGGCCCGCGCTACCTCCCTGACGAAAAACAGACCGCGGGGCGCGACCTCGCGCGCTGGCGGCGATTCTCGGGCGTGAGTGAGTTCATGTTGATCGGCGACCGCGACCGCGCCACACACCTCCTTAGAACCAGTCTCCTCGACGAGGGCTACTCGCTCACCGGGACGACCAGTCAACTCGCCGATTCGTACGATCTCGGGCTCGAACTCCTCCCGATGAGCGACGACCCGGTCGCAACGATGATCCACACTCCCCAAGACGAGGTCCACTTTCAGGAGTTCTGGGTGGCCGAAGGCGGTGAGCGCTCGGTCGAGGACGTCGAGTTCCGGGGCGCGGAATCCGCCGATCCCACCGACGCGGTGCTGGAGGCGCTCGCCGGTCCCGTCGTGATCGGCCCGTCGAACCCCGTGACGAGCATCGGGCCGATGCTCGCACTCGACGGCGTTCGGGAGGCGCTCGCCGAGACGACCGTGGTGGCTGTCTCGCCCTTTATCGGTGACGAGGTCTTCTCCGGGCCGGCGGCGAAGCTGATGGAAGCCGTCGGGCTGGAGGCGAGCACCGCGGGGGTCGCCGAGGCCTATCCGTTCTGCGACGCGTTCGTGGTCGACGACGGCGACGACACGCCGCTCGACCGGCCGACGGTGAAGACCGACATCACGATCGACACCCCCGAGGACTCGGCACGGGTCGCACGCGCCGTCGCCGACGCGCTCGAACTCGGGCGGGGGGAGAGCTGATGGTCGACCTCGACTTCGAGCCACGGGTGGCGCTGGCGAGCCTCAGCGGGGAGTCCGACGCGGCGTGGGCGAAACGCGCGGCGGACCACGCCGGCCTGGCGTTCCTCGGCGGGATCGCGATCGACGAGGGCTCGCGGCGGGCGGCCGAACGGCTGGTCGAGCGCGGTCGAAACGAGTTCCTGCCCGAGGACCCGTTCGCGTTCGTCGACCGGCAACTCCGCGCGCTCGACGACGTCCCCCTCGAAGCGGGTGTCAACGTCAGAAGCGCCTCGCGCGCGCCAATCCGGGACGTCGCCGAGCTCTGTGCCGACCACGACGCTATCCTCGAAGTCAACGCCCACTGTCGCCAGCCCGAACTCTGCGCGGCGGGCTGTGGCGAGACGCTCCTCAGAGATGCCCACCGGCTCTGTGAGTACGTCGAGACCGCCGCCGCGACGGGCGCGGTCGTGAGCGTCAAACTCCGCGCGGAGGTGCCTGGCATGTCGCTCCCCGAGACGGCCGGCTGGGTCGCGGCCGCCGGCGCGGACGTCCTCCACGTCGACGCGATGGACTCGGAGGAGGTCGTTCGGGAGATCGCCGACGCCGTCGACGCGTTCGTGCTCGCCAACAACGGCGTTCGCGACGCGGCGACCGTTACGGAGTATCTCGATTACGGTGCGGATGCGGTGAGCGTCGGCCGGCCGAGCGACCGCCCGGCCGTGCTTCGACGCGTTCGCGAGGCGACCGATGCGTGGTTCGCAACCCACGAGACGGACGTGGCGGAGGCGGGGACCGGCGGATGAGGACGACCGCGGAGAACGCCGAACTCGCCCTCCTGCTCGAAGTCACGAGCACGCCGAAACCCGGCAACGTCGACCGGACGCACGACCACGACGACCTCCGCTTCGAGCACTTCGTGGCGGGCGCGGTGGGCGCGAGCCAGGGCCTCCGAATGGCGGCAGCGGGCGACCCAGTAGGAAAATCGTTCGAGCGCGCCGTCGAGGGAATGGCGAACCAGCGCGGCGGCAACACCCAGTTCGGCGCGTTGCTGGTCCTCGTCCCGCTGGTCGCGGCGGCACGCGCGGAGGGCGGGGTCACACCGGAATCGGCGTCGGCGGTCGCCGAGGCCACGACGGTCGAGGACGCGGCGGGGTTCTATCGAGCCTTCGAACACGTCGACGTCGCGGTCGACGACCCGCCCGACGGGATGGACGCGCTCGACGTTCGCCGCGGTGCCGAGGCGGTTCCCACGCTCGAAGACCGCGGGCTGACACTCTCCGACGTGCTCGCGGCGAGCGTCGAGCGCGACGGCCTCGCGCGCGAGTGGGTCTCGCGGTTCCCGCGGAGCTTCGAGACCGCCGAACGGATCGAGTCGAGCGATGGGCCGGTGCCCGACCGGGCCGCTCGGGCGTACCTCGAACTCCTCGCCAGCGAGCCCGACACGTTCGTCGCGACCGTCCACGACGAGGCGACCGCGCGCGAGGTCTGCGAGGCCGCCCGCGCGGTGCTCCGCGGTGAGGCGAGTTCCGAGACCCTCGCCGACCAGCTCGTCGAGGCCGGGGTGAACCCGGGCACGACCGCCGACATCGTCGCCGCCGGGCTGTTCGTCGCGCTCGAACGCGGGCTCGACGTATGACCGGACCCAGGGAGTGGCCGGTCGACCTCGACGGCGTCACCGAATCCGTGGTGGCGACGCGCGGCCCCGGGGGAGCCTGGAACTTCGCGGCGCTCGGGCTCCACGCCGGCGAGCCCGCGACGGCGCGGACTTGGGGTCGCACCCGAACGCGACGCAACTTCGAGCGCGAGGGCAGTGGCATAGTTCAGTTCGTCCACGACCCGGTGGTGTTCACCGAGTGCGCGCTCTCCGTGCTCGAACGCGACTCGCCGGTCCACCCCGCGGCCGCGGCGTGGGCGCGCGTCGACGTCGAGCGGGTCCAGACGGGCGAATCCGGGGACACCGAGTGGGCCGAGTGGGAACTCGTGCCCACGGAGTCGGCGGTCGAATCCCGGACCGTGCCGACCACGAACCGTGGCTACGGGGCGGTCATCGAGGCCACCGTCGCGGCCTCTCGACTCGACGTCTCGGGCTACGATACCGCCGACCTCCAGGATCGGTTGGCGTTCTTCGAGGACGTCGTCGCGACCTGCGGCGGTGAGCGCGAGCGGGCCGCGATGGCGCTGGTGGGCGACCTGTCGGCGTGGGACGGGGCCGACTGAGCGGGCGAGAGCGCGTCGTTTATACGCCGCGCGAAAAAAGTCGGTCCATGGCCATCAAACCCGCCTACATCAAGAAGACGGCGAACGAGCTGCTCGAACGGTATCCCGACGCGTTCTCGACCGACTTCGAGCACAACAAGGAGAGCGTCACCGCGCTCACCAACGTCCAGTCGAAGGGCGTCCGCAACCGGATCGCGGGCTACGTCTCCCGCAAGCGCCAGTCCGAAGCCGCGGCCGCCTGAACCGGTCGGATTCGGCGTGATTTACGCCGACCAGAACCGTTTTCCCCTGGTTTGTCCTACCGCGGGGAATGACAACGCGAGTCGGTATTCTCGGTGCGACTGGAGCCGTCGGCCAGCGCCTCATCCAGCTTCTCGACCCCCATCCCGAGTTCGAGATCGCCTGCGTCACCGCCAGCGACGACAGCGCCGGTCGCCCCTACGGCGAGGCCGCGAACTGGCGGATCGACGTCCCGATGCCCGACGCCGTCGCCGACCTCGACGTGGCTCGAACGGAGCCCGACGCGATCCCGAACGACGTTCCGCTCCTGTTCTCGTCGCTTCCCTCGTCGGTCGGCGAACGTGTCGAACCCCCGCTCTGTGAGGCGGGCTACGTGGTCTCCTCGAACTCATCGAACGACCGGATGGCCGAGGACGTCCCGCTCACGATCCCGGAGGTCAACGGCGACCACCTCGACCTGATCGAGGTCCAGCGCGACTCCCGCGGCTGGGACGGCGCGCTGGTGAAGAACCCCAATTGTTCTACCATCACGGCAGTACCGCCGCTCGCGGCGCTCGCGGAGTTTGGCCTCGAAACCGCCCACGTCGCCACGATGCAGGCGGTCTCCGGCGGGGGTTACTCCGGGGTGACCTCGATGGAGATCATCGACAACGTCCTCCCCCACATCGGCGGCGAGGAGGAGAAGGTCGAGACCGAACCCACCAAACTCCTCGGCGAGTTCGACGGTGCGGCGGTCCAGCGTCACGAAGTGGATATCGCCGCCTCCTGCAACCGCGTCGCGACGGTCGACGGCCACCTCGAAAGCGTCTGGGCCGACACCGCGGAGGACATCACGGCCGACGACGCCGCCCGCGCGATGCGCGAGCTCCCCGCCCTCGACCTCCACAGCTCGCCCGACCAGTTCGTCGAGGTCTTCGAGGAACCCGACCGTCCCCAGCCCCGGCTCGACCGGATGGTCGGCGGCGGGATGAGCGTCGCGGCGGGCGGCCTCCGCGGGACGACGCATGGTGTACAGTTCAACTGCCTCGCCCACAACACCCTCCGTGGCGCGGCGGGCGCGAGCGTGCTGAACGGCGAACTCCTCGTCGAGCGCGGCTGGGTCTGAACGCCCTTCCCGCCGTCGGCCCGTCGTCGTTGTTCCCGAACCAGCATGAGCCGGTCATTGTCGACGGATCCAGACCGTATTTGACGCCGGACCGACCACGACCGATATGACCTCGAACCCCCGCTCGAACGTTCGCGCCACCAGTGGCGCGAGATGAGCGGCGTCGTCGCGCCGTTCACCGACGCGATCCTGCCGATCGTCGCGATCGCCGCCGTCGGCTACCTCCTCGGTCGTCGGACGGGGCTCTCGGTCGAACCGCTCAATACGGTGGCACTCACCTTCTTTTTGCCCGCCCTCGTCTTTCACGGGATCGCCACCACCG
Encoded proteins:
- a CDS encoding HAD family hydrolase; protein product: MEPDAVLFDLDATLCRRRWSPETVLSGAFDEVGVTPYTTASEMNAVVNDVPTAEDDVAFYTNCLEAAAERTNTTPERAEAVARSYHRAIDYADVEFVPGAEAALSAVDTPLGLVTNGSEATQRAKLDALGIADRFEVRVFADTGGIKPDPAPFEHALSELDVDPRETVHVGDSLHADVAGANALGIRSVWVSHGADLSVGDIRPDHTIDSPVDLPGLL
- a CDS encoding 3-dehydroquinate synthase II, which produces MTRTVWLKADDSVGDWEERKRRITAGLEAGVDWVLCDEADVSKVRDLGAVSVAAFANGGIDTIGDEGEGPDATVVGKGGEGDGTADLPPDLSGSADLSAIRRDDADGAYVRVFNQDYESFAEAAASEADYTFIIGEDWTIIPLENLIARIGEETHLVAGVETADEARTAFETLETGSDGVLLDSSDPDEIRRTVEIRDEAEREHLDLQWAEITGIEQVGSADRVCVDTGSLLSDDEGMLVGSMSRGLFFVHAETAESPYVASRPFRVNAGAVHAYVRTPDGGTQYLSEVKSGDEVQVVDTDGRTREALVGRAKIERRPMFRVEATVGATVDDAESGEIDGDHIETLLQNAETIKVATPNGPKAVTDLKVGDEVKVYHEETARHFGEAVDERIVEK
- the rimI gene encoding ribosomal protein S18-alanine N-acetyltransferase, producing MTTATDADGPGVRTREIVRADLLSVFRIEKASFPQPWPFRAFERFLGTPGFLVAVTDEVVGYIVADDVPNHGRRLGHVKDLAVDPHHRGRGVGATLLARALDVMDGRRATSVKLEVRASNERAQTLYRRFGFVHRKTAPGYYADGENALIMVRD
- a CDS encoding cupin domain-containing protein, whose product is MSYTKVNYEETESTQGLHFLRDPLGCEEHGVSVLDAEPNWDGFEHDHADEGEEEVYVLVDGAATITVDDEDVAMDVGDALRVSPGATRQITTGDEGAQFVISGAP
- a CDS encoding aldo/keto reductase, producing MEYTTLGDTGMTVSKICLGCMSFGEGGDEMFDWTVDEEQATEVIDRAIDLGINFFDTANVYSRGDSERILGNALSEYDRDEQVVATKVWGEMRDDDPNSGGLSRKTIDQELDNSLDRLGMDTVDLYQIHRWDDDTPIEETLRALDDAVRGNKTRYIGASSMWAHQFADALHTSDSLGLERFVTMQNHYNLVYREEEREMNPLAAKEGVGVIPWSPLAGGYLARPHERADEMRDMTEDRYDTPQAREINERVQEVADEAGVSMSQIGLAWLLSKEGVTAPIYGTSSVEHLEDAVEAVELDLAASDIEYLEEPYEPMAVLGHE
- a CDS encoding ferritin-like domain-containing protein, whose protein sequence is MDGPDPSDVDVLNYALGLEHLEYAFYDEFLANHSEHEVECSAVANYFARPTLQYSVYQQIEDVRDHEKAHVDALTETIEQLGGTPVELADYEFPYDSMEGFVALADRIEAVGVSAYAGAAPMIDSEEVLTAALSIHSVEANHATYFQLLNLQRPAPNAFDPARSEDQVGPIAKQFVAGANGDGSDDGSGEGELSVAGLSADADGTDANNLNDEYVTYENTGDAGLDLSGWTVTDSSGTTYTFPEGVSLAPGAQVTLYTGSGTDTATERYWGRANEVWDNGADTMTVRDASGTVVLQRSYP
- a CDS encoding NAD(P)/FAD-dependent oxidoreductase translates to MNVAVLGAGYAGLMLARRLERSLPSSADIVVVNDRPDHLVQHELHRVVRRPALADRITVDLDDVLDRAEVRVARVTDVDHEAGVAHLDDEAGETTLDYDVGAVCLGAETAYYDLPGIEEHSIPLKRLPDAARIRKEFLDLGSRDRAVVGGAGLSGVQVAGELAALADEEALGCEVTLLEQADAVAPNFDADFQTAVRDELESCGVVVKTGRTVERATDTAVEFEDREALDYDQLVWTGGLRGPDALGGERPLIPDTLKLGDGTFVVGDAARVTDTDGAAVPASAAAAVREALTVAKSITRIVEDDRDGVFEPRPERFRFDAPGWLVSVGDGAVGQVGPRVVRGAAANALKSTVGATYLSVVGAPSNAVGLVRDEP
- the cofD gene encoding 2-phospho-L-lactate transferase: MVTFLSGGTGTPKLLSGADSVFAPRETTVVANTGDDVELGGLLVSPDLDTVLYDRGGVLDRERWWAVADDTTATHDELQERSAAAGFEPGPRYLPDEKQTAGRDLARWRRFSGVSEFMLIGDRDRATHLLRTSLLDEGYSLTGTTSQLADSYDLGLELLPMSDDPVATMIHTPQDEVHFQEFWVAEGGERSVEDVEFRGAESADPTDAVLEALAGPVVIGPSNPVTSIGPMLALDGVREALAETTVVAVSPFIGDEVFSGPAAKLMEAVGLEASTAGVAEAYPFCDAFVVDDGDDTPLDRPTVKTDITIDTPEDSARVARAVADALELGRGES